In Arthrobacter sp. PAMC25284, a single genomic region encodes these proteins:
- the flgL gene encoding flagellar hook-associated protein FlgL — MLNRVTNLTMTANAQRTLQTQQSRLAELQDKAVTLDKIKRPSDDPAATGQALQTRAQLAATAQYGRNIDDGSGWLMAADSALGQATNVLNRIRDLTVQAGNGTLNQTAKDAIAIEFDGLNQDLMSIANTKHLGRSIFAGSSDKAQAFTAAIPPNPLVPGDTGTPPVFNGFSGSSVERRVSDNQTVRVDADGAKIFGNGATSIFSVVSDMAAALRAGTDITPRLTDLDTSLTSVIGGRAEIGVQQVRLERAGTVNTELEATLDAQKMSIEKADLGSVIMDLKLQENTYQVALAATARVLQPTLMDFLR, encoded by the coding sequence ATGCTGAACCGGGTAACCAACCTGACCATGACCGCGAATGCCCAGCGCACCCTGCAGACCCAGCAGTCCAGACTGGCCGAGCTGCAGGACAAAGCCGTCACGCTGGACAAGATCAAGCGCCCCTCGGACGACCCTGCAGCTACCGGGCAGGCCCTGCAGACCCGCGCCCAGCTGGCGGCCACCGCGCAGTACGGCCGCAATATCGACGACGGCAGCGGCTGGCTCATGGCGGCGGACTCCGCCCTCGGCCAGGCCACCAATGTTCTGAACCGGATCCGGGATCTGACCGTGCAGGCAGGCAACGGCACCCTCAACCAGACAGCCAAGGACGCCATCGCGATCGAATTCGACGGCCTGAACCAGGACCTGATGTCCATCGCGAACACCAAGCACCTGGGCCGGAGCATCTTCGCGGGCAGCTCCGACAAGGCCCAGGCGTTCACGGCCGCCATTCCGCCCAACCCCCTGGTCCCGGGAGACACCGGCACCCCGCCGGTTTTCAACGGTTTTTCCGGGAGCAGCGTCGAACGGCGGGTCAGCGATAACCAGACTGTCCGGGTCGACGCCGACGGCGCCAAGATCTTCGGCAACGGTGCCACCAGCATCTTTTCTGTCGTCAGCGACATGGCGGCGGCCCTGCGCGCCGGCACCGATATCACGCCGCGGCTCACCGATCTGGACACGTCGTTGACGTCAGTGATCGGCGGACGTGCTGAAATAGGAGTACAACAAGTGCGGCTGGAGCGTGCCGGCACCGTGAACACCGAATTGGAGGCCACCTTGGATGCGCAGAAGATGAGCATTGAAAAGGCCGATCTTGGCAGCGTCATTATGGACCTGAAACTTCAGGAGAACACCTACCAGGTGGCCCTGGCCGCCACGGCGCGGGTCCTGCAGCCGACCCTGATGGACTTCCTGCGGTGA
- a CDS encoding flagellar assembly protein FliW: MNTPVTFAVPMPGLEAAHDFTLRSVDGAAGLFALESMSPVPVRLFLADAAVFVPDYAPAVPARVREDLELDQGETPQLLVVVNHSPEATTVNLMAPVLLNPGTGRCVQLVLDGRDYPLRAELKSA; the protein is encoded by the coding sequence ATGAACACACCCGTCACCTTCGCCGTCCCGATGCCGGGCCTCGAGGCCGCGCATGACTTCACGCTGCGCAGCGTCGACGGCGCCGCCGGACTGTTCGCCCTGGAAAGCATGTCGCCGGTCCCTGTCCGGCTGTTCCTCGCCGACGCGGCCGTCTTCGTTCCGGACTATGCACCGGCCGTCCCCGCCCGGGTGCGCGAGGACCTGGAACTCGACCAGGGCGAAACACCGCAACTGCTCGTGGTGGTCAACCACTCCCCCGAAGCGACAACCGTCAACCTGATGGCGCCGGTCCTGCTCAACCCCGGCACCGGACGCTGCGTGCAGTTGGTCCTGGACGGTCGCGATTATCCGCTGCGTGCCGAGCTGAAGTCAGCCTAA
- a CDS encoding DUF4193 domain-containing protein, whose amino-acid sequence MATDYDAPRKTEDDSSAGSLEALQTSRGGGAQAAVIDVDENDTAEGIDLPGADLSGEELTVIVVPEQSDEFTCSSCFLVRHRSQVAKEKNGMKFCRDCEG is encoded by the coding sequence ATGGCTACCGATTACGACGCCCCCCGCAAGACAGAAGACGACTCTTCCGCAGGATCGTTGGAGGCCCTTCAAACGTCCCGCGGCGGCGGAGCCCAGGCGGCCGTTATCGACGTCGACGAAAATGACACCGCCGAAGGCATCGACCTTCCCGGCGCCGATCTGTCCGGCGAAGAGCTGACCGTCATTGTTGTTCCGGAGCAGTCCGACGAGTTCACGTGTTCTTCCTGCTTCCTGGTCCGGCACCGGTCCCAGGTGGCCAAGGAAAAGAACGGCATGAAGTTCTGCCGCGACTGCGAAGGCTAG
- a CDS encoding DsbA family protein, giving the protein MSPANEPRPSKAERTSAAREKAREIREAQMKKDKRSKLLIGWGIVVAVVAILAIVALVVTSNVRNNAPIADEGPTPANGNVHGGVTLLANTEVVKSDPATVNIADLPAAPAAPPATVNAPGAEAEAGKPVKVVIYIDFICPVCKSFEAQYNDLLTQQRNDGKITVEYRPLGFLDSRSTTNYSSRAANAAACVVNESPEKYKDFIDVLFEKQPAEGTAGLPDTELKKMATDVGAKSIDTCVDEKTYRPYVKHTTLEAAAVGVTGTPSVFVEGQQWGKGDSAQTPFEQFLQTAIDAKQ; this is encoded by the coding sequence ATGAGCCCCGCAAACGAACCCCGACCGTCCAAGGCGGAGCGCACTTCCGCGGCCCGCGAGAAAGCCCGCGAGATCCGCGAAGCCCAGATGAAGAAAGACAAACGCTCCAAACTGCTGATCGGCTGGGGCATTGTGGTCGCGGTTGTCGCCATCCTCGCCATTGTGGCCCTGGTTGTGACCTCGAACGTCAGGAACAACGCCCCGATCGCCGACGAGGGCCCCACCCCGGCCAACGGCAACGTCCATGGCGGCGTCACCTTGCTGGCCAATACCGAGGTTGTGAAGTCCGACCCGGCGACGGTAAACATCGCGGATCTCCCCGCCGCCCCGGCTGCACCGCCGGCCACGGTCAACGCGCCCGGCGCCGAAGCCGAAGCGGGCAAGCCGGTCAAGGTGGTCATCTACATCGACTTCATCTGCCCCGTCTGTAAATCCTTCGAGGCGCAGTACAACGACCTGCTCACCCAGCAGCGAAATGACGGCAAAATTACCGTTGAATACCGTCCGCTTGGCTTCCTGGACAGCCGTTCCACCACGAACTACTCCTCGCGTGCGGCCAACGCCGCTGCCTGCGTGGTGAACGAATCCCCGGAGAAGTACAAAGATTTCATCGACGTATTGTTCGAGAAGCAGCCGGCTGAGGGTACTGCCGGGCTGCCGGACACCGAGTTGAAGAAGATGGCCACGGACGTCGGGGCCAAGAGCATCGACACGTGCGTGGACGAGAAGACCTACCGCCCCTACGTGAAGCACACAACCCTCGAAGCCGCAGCCGTCGGCGTCACCGGTACGCCGAGCGTATTTGTTGAAGGTCAGCAGTGGGGCAAGGGCGACAGCGCCCAGACCCCGTTTGAGCAGTTCCTGCAGACCGCGATCGACGCCAAGCAGTAG